The sequence below is a genomic window from Sulfurimonas sp..
ACATGCCAATCACCTGTTCCTGCTGAATCTACAACTAAATTCAAGCCCTTGTCTAATGAATATTTATTTGCAATTCCATCAGCTAAAGGGGAGCGGCATATATTTCCTAAACATACGAATATAACTGATCTAATCATACTTCTTCTTTATATAATTTTGAGAAATTATATCATATCGGTTAAACCAGTTATTGTTATTTAAACATCTTTTTACTATAATAAGCATTCTAAATTTAAAATGGATTCCCAATGAAAAACAAAAAGTTTATAACAATTGGTTTTATAAGTGTAGCAGTAGCATTTCTTATGATGTTTTCCACTACTCTTTTTGCAGATTCTAAGCAAGGTGATGTAGCAAAAGAGGCCTCTAGACTTGAAGCTCTAGCAAAGTTTACAAAAGTTATCTCTATTGTTGAACAGTACAATGTGGATGATGTAAGTATCGAAGAGCTGATGGACAAAGCGTTAGCCGGTATGATGCAAAATTTGGATGCCCACTCAAACTATCTTGTTGCAAAAGACTATAAACGTCTTAAAGTTCAAACAGATGGTGAGTTCGGCGGACTTGGAATCACTGTAGGTATACGTGATGGTGCTTTAACAGTTATAGCGCCTCTAGAAGGTACACCTGCAGATAAAGCCGGTCTTAAAGCCGGTGATATCATTTTAAAAATAAATGAAGAATCAACTCTTAATATGACTATTGATGAAGCTGTATCTATTATGCGTGGAAAGATTGGCGATCCGATAGATATAACAATAGTACGTGAGGGTGAATCAAAACCTATTGAAGTAAATATAGTTCGCGGAAATATAACTATTCAGTCTGTATATACAAAAACAATAGATGACACAATTTTATATGTTCGTGTTACAAGCTTTGATAAAAAAGTTCAACAAGATGTTGAGAAAGCTATTAAACAACACCAAGGTAAAACTAAAGGGATCATACTTGATCTTAGAAATAATCCTGGTGGACTTTTAGACCAAGCTGTTGGGCTTGTTGATCTTTTTGTAGATAATGGTATTGTGGTTTCTCAAAGGGGTCGCAAAGATTCTGACAAACAAGTTTACAATGCCAGTTCAAGTGCAACTATTACGGATGTACCTTTAGTTGTTTTAGTAAACGGCGGAAGTGCAAGTGCATCTGAAATTGTAAGCGGTGCTATTCAAGATCACAAACGCGGTGTAGTAGTTGGTGAGAAAACTTTTGGTAAAGGGAGTGTACAGGTTGTACTGCCGATTACAGAAGATGAAGCTATCAAACTTACTATTGCAAGATACTATCTTCCAAGCGGGCGTACTATTCAAGCTGTTGGTGTAACACCTGACATTGAAGTTGTATCAGGAAGTATAAAAACAAATGAAAACGGTTTTTCAATCAAAGAAGCCGATCTTAAAAAACACCTAAAAGAGGAGCTTAAAAAAGTTGACGGAGTAGATGCTAAAGAAAAAGAAGCGGTAGAAGAAGACCTAGAAGACAACAAAGAGATTATCACAGAAAAGATGCTAAATAATGATCTACAACTAAAAGAGGGCGTTGATATTATTAAAGCTCTAATAATTATGAAAAAATAAAAGAAAGGATAAAACAAAAAAATGGAAAAAAGAGAACTTCTTTATGAAGGTAAAGCAAAAAAGTTATTTTTAACTGACGATGAAAACCTAGTAATTTCAGAATTCAAAGATGACTTGACTGCATTTAACGGTGAGAAAAAATCAAGTGAGGCTGGTAAAGGCGCACTCAACAATAAAATATCAACTGAGCTGTTTAAACTTTTAGAGCAAAATGGAATTCAAACTCACTTTGTAGAGATGTTAGACGATAACCATATGCTTCACAAGAAAGTTGATGTAATTCTAATTGAAGTAATTGTACGTAATATCGCAACAGGTAGCTTAACTCGTACACTTGGTATTGAAGACGGTACTGTTTTACCTTTTACTCTAGTTGAATTTGACTATAAAAGCGATGCACTTGGCGATCCTAAACTAAACGATCAACATGCATTGATCTTAGGTTTAGTTGATTATCAGGATGAACTTGACAAACTTCGCCGTATGGCAAGACAAGTTAACGATATTTTACGCCCGTACTTTGCAGAAAAAGGTCTTAATCTAGTTGACTTTAAACTTGAATTTGGAAAAGACAAAGACGGAAACATCATCTTAGTTGATGAGATCTCTCCTGACAACTGTCGTTTCTGGGATATGGAAAGTGGTGAGAAGATGGATAAAGATAGATTCCGTCAAGGTTTAGGTGGGCTAAAAGTAGCTTATGAACAAGTTCTTCAAAGAATATTAAATAAATAGGAATAAATAAAATATGAAAGCAATAGTAAACGTATCTCTTAAAGCAGGTGTACTCGATTCTCAAGGTAAAGCTGTACATCACGCACTTGATTCTCTTCATTTCAGCGGTGTAGAAGATGTAAGAGTTGGAAAACAAATAGTTATGCAACTATCACACACTGATGAAGCTAAAGCAAGAGAAGAAGTAACTCAAATGTGTGAAGATCTTTTAGCCAATACTGTTATTGAAGATTATGAGATAGAGCTGGTAAAGTAAAATGAAAGTAACGATACTTCAATTCCCAGGAACTAACTGTGAATATGATACGCAACATGCATTTGAAAAACTTGGATGTTCTACTGAAATTCTATGGCATAAATCTGAAGAAGTTTCTTCTGATACTGATCTTCTTGTAGTAGCTGGTGGTTTTTCATATGGAGATTATCTTAGAAGTGGTGCTATTGCAAAATTTTCACCTGTTATGAAAGCTGTAGGTAAATATGCAGCTAATGGTGGAAAAGTTTTAGGTATTTGTAACGGTTTTCAAGTTTTAACAGAAGCAGGTTTATTACCAGGTGCATTAAAAAGAAATGAACACCTTCATTTTATATCTAAACACCACCATTTAAAAGTACAAAATAACGACAATGACTTTTTAAAAGAGTTAAATAACGGTGATGTTGTAAATATTCCTATCGCACACCATGACGGAAACTACTATATTGACGAAGATGGTCTAAAAGAGTTAAAAGCAAATAACCAGATTCTTGTAACTTACTGTGATGAAAATGGAAACGAGTTAAATCCTAATGGTTCTGTTGATTCAATCGCAGGTGTATGCAACAAAGAAAAAAATGTATTTGGACTAATGCCACACCCAGAACGTGCTATGGAAGCAATACTTGGAAGTGATGACGGTGTTAAAATGCTTGAAGGGTTTTTAAAAGCATAATGCGCCATTTTCTTTTAACTGTATTATTTGTACTGACACTATTTGCCGAAGATGATATAAACAGTTCTCTAGAATCAAATAGCTCTGTAGAAAATTCAGTTAAAGTACTATATACTAACTATGAAGAGACTCCTCAGCGTATAGTAAAAGGGGAAATTTTTCCAGTAACTATACGCACACTCTCTATCACTCAAGACTATGAACAAATTAAATACAACTTCTCAAACCAAAGCGGTCTTAAAGCACTAAATACTATTCCATACAGAGAAGAAAACGGAAAATATTTTTATGATACTTTTTATTTTTTAGCTACTCAAAAATGGGCAAAACTTCCGGACATTGAAGCCTATATAGAGCCAAATCCAAATAACAAGTATGATAAAACTGTTTTAGAAGGTAAAAAACTAAACGTTATATCTTTAAATCCTAGAAACAATTTCTCAAATATAATTGCTGATTATTTCGGAGTAATTGAGTATAGGACAACAAGCTTTGACAATACACATAATATAATTGTATTTGTAGCTGAAGCATCAAGATGTGACATAGCTAACATGAACTTTAAAAATGTGTTTAAACAGGGCATCGAGTCTATTACAGAATCTATTCAGGATTCAAGAATAACTTACTTTGTAGTGGTAGATAAAAAACTTGAAAATTTCAAATTTTCATACTTTAATCTAGAACAGAATAGATTCAACAATATAAGCATTCCTATAATTGT
It includes:
- a CDS encoding S41 family peptidase codes for the protein MKNKKFITIGFISVAVAFLMMFSTTLFADSKQGDVAKEASRLEALAKFTKVISIVEQYNVDDVSIEELMDKALAGMMQNLDAHSNYLVAKDYKRLKVQTDGEFGGLGITVGIRDGALTVIAPLEGTPADKAGLKAGDIILKINEESTLNMTIDEAVSIMRGKIGDPIDITIVREGESKPIEVNIVRGNITIQSVYTKTIDDTILYVRVTSFDKKVQQDVEKAIKQHQGKTKGIILDLRNNPGGLLDQAVGLVDLFVDNGIVVSQRGRKDSDKQVYNASSSATITDVPLVVLVNGGSASASEIVSGAIQDHKRGVVVGEKTFGKGSVQVVLPITEDEAIKLTIARYYLPSGRTIQAVGVTPDIEVVSGSIKTNENGFSIKEADLKKHLKEELKKVDGVDAKEKEAVEEDLEDNKEIITEKMLNNDLQLKEGVDIIKALIIMKK
- the purC gene encoding phosphoribosylaminoimidazolesuccinocarboxamide synthase encodes the protein MEKRELLYEGKAKKLFLTDDENLVISEFKDDLTAFNGEKKSSEAGKGALNNKISTELFKLLEQNGIQTHFVEMLDDNHMLHKKVDVILIEVIVRNIATGSLTRTLGIEDGTVLPFTLVEFDYKSDALGDPKLNDQHALILGLVDYQDELDKLRRMARQVNDILRPYFAEKGLNLVDFKLEFGKDKDGNIILVDEISPDNCRFWDMESGEKMDKDRFRQGLGGLKVAYEQVLQRILNK
- the purS gene encoding phosphoribosylformylglycinamidine synthase subunit PurS, which gives rise to MKAIVNVSLKAGVLDSQGKAVHHALDSLHFSGVEDVRVGKQIVMQLSHTDEAKAREEVTQMCEDLLANTVIEDYEIELVK
- the purQ gene encoding phosphoribosylformylglycinamidine synthase subunit PurQ, which codes for MKVTILQFPGTNCEYDTQHAFEKLGCSTEILWHKSEEVSSDTDLLVVAGGFSYGDYLRSGAIAKFSPVMKAVGKYAANGGKVLGICNGFQVLTEAGLLPGALKRNEHLHFISKHHHLKVQNNDNDFLKELNNGDVVNIPIAHHDGNYYIDEDGLKELKANNQILVTYCDENGNELNPNGSVDSIAGVCNKEKNVFGLMPHPERAMEAILGSDDGVKMLEGFLKA